The Flavobacterium sp. IMCC34852 genome contains the following window.
GACCACAATTGTCAAATTTTCGTAGAAAGTGAAAAAGGAAAAGGAAGTACATTTATAATTAAAGTCCCACTCATAAATTAAAAAAAATACTATGGAAGCAAATAAAAAAATACTTTTAGTCGAGGATGACCAGAACTTCGGAATCGTGTTAAGGGAATACTTAACACTCAACGATTTCGATGTTACTTTAGCCAAAAACGGCATGGAAGGTTTCGAAAAATTCAAAAAAGATAATTACGATTTGTGTATTTTGGATGTCATGATGCCTTACAAAGACGGTTACACCTTGGCCAAAGAAATCAGAGAAAAAAACAAAGACGTGCCTTTGATTTTCCTAACGGCAAAATCCATGAAGGAAGACGTGATGAAAGGCTACAAAGTTGGGGCTGACGATTATCTAAACAAACCGTTTGACTCTGATGTTTTACTGATGAAAATCAAAGCCATCATCCAAAGAAAAGCTGCAGAGACTAAAAATGAACCGGCCAAATTTGAGTTCCAAATCGGGAAGTTTCTT
Protein-coding sequences here:
- a CDS encoding response regulator transcription factor, which produces MEANKKILLVEDDQNFGIVLREYLTLNDFDVTLAKNGMEGFEKFKKDNYDLCILDVMMPYKDGYTLAKEIREKNKDVPLIFLTAKSMKEDVMKGYKVGADDYLNKPFDSDVLLMKIKAIIQRKAAETKNEPAKFEFQIGKFLLNSKLRYLKFENDEPIKLSPKESDLLKMMAIYENDLMPRELALTKIWREDNYFTSRSMDVYIAKLRKYLKEDPNVEILNIHGEGFRLVVKK